One window from the genome of Streptococcus parasanguinis encodes:
- the folE gene encoding GTP cyclohydrolase I FolE: MDTKKIEEAVKMIIEAVGEDENREGLQETPTRIAKMYQEIFAGLGQTAEEHLSKSFEIIDNNMVVEKDIFFHSMCEHHFLPFYGKVHIAYIPNGRVAGLSKLARTVEVYAKKPQIQERLTVEIADALMEYLGAQGALVWVEAEHMCMNMRGVRKPGTATVTTAARGLLATDKDLKNEAYKLMGH; encoded by the coding sequence ATGGATACAAAGAAAATTGAAGAAGCAGTGAAAATGATCATCGAGGCAGTCGGTGAAGACGAGAACCGTGAGGGACTTCAGGAAACGCCAACCCGCATTGCCAAGATGTATCAAGAAATCTTTGCAGGACTAGGGCAGACAGCAGAAGAGCACCTGTCTAAATCATTTGAAATCATTGATAACAATATGGTGGTCGAGAAGGATATCTTCTTCCATTCCATGTGTGAGCATCACTTTTTACCATTTTATGGAAAAGTGCACATTGCCTATATTCCAAATGGCCGTGTGGCTGGGCTTTCAAAACTGGCTCGTACGGTCGAGGTTTATGCTAAAAAACCACAGATTCAGGAACGTTTGACGGTAGAAATCGCAGATGCCTTGATGGAATATCTTGGAGCGCAAGGAGCACTTGTCTGGGTAGAAGCAGAGCATATGTGTATGAATATGCGTGGTGTCCGTAAACCTGGGACCGCTACAGTGACAACTGCTGCGCGTGGACTGCTTGCGACAGATAAAGACTTAAAAAATGAAGCCTATAAACTCATGGGCCACTAA
- the folK gene encoding 2-amino-4-hydroxy-6-hydroxymethyldihydropteridine diphosphokinase encodes MDQLRIKDLEVYAYHGVFPAEKELGQRFVLDLWVDYEMTRAARTGDLEASIHYGILAEQLTEWMQAEKIDLIETVAFQLVQKIFESYAFVEKVRLELKKPWAPVPLPLETCSVRIEREKKRAFIGLGTNMGDKQLQLETALEKLKDRGIRLLQTSTRIETEPWGGVEQDTFLNQVAEVETWMTPEDLLETLLAIEQEMGRVREVKWGPRVIDLDLLYMGDTICYSPNLILPHPYVAERAFVLESLNEIAPHFVDPVQRKPIRQLWEAVK; translated from the coding sequence GTGGATCAATTACGGATCAAGGACTTAGAGGTATACGCCTATCACGGTGTTTTTCCAGCAGAAAAAGAATTAGGACAACGCTTTGTCCTAGACCTATGGGTAGATTATGAGATGACCCGTGCTGCCCGCACAGGTGATTTAGAAGCTTCGATCCATTATGGGATCTTGGCGGAACAGTTGACCGAGTGGATGCAGGCAGAAAAGATCGATCTGATTGAAACGGTGGCCTTTCAATTGGTGCAAAAGATTTTCGAAAGCTATGCCTTTGTAGAAAAAGTTCGTCTGGAGTTGAAAAAGCCCTGGGCTCCTGTTCCCTTGCCACTCGAGACTTGTTCGGTGAGAATCGAACGGGAGAAAAAACGGGCCTTTATTGGGCTTGGCACCAATATGGGAGATAAACAACTGCAACTAGAGACGGCGCTAGAAAAACTCAAGGATCGAGGCATTCGCCTTCTTCAGACATCCACAAGGATTGAAACAGAACCTTGGGGAGGAGTGGAGCAGGACACCTTTTTGAATCAGGTGGCAGAAGTTGAAACCTGGATGACCCCAGAGGATTTATTAGAGACCTTACTTGCCATTGAGCAGGAAATGGGACGTGTTCGTGAGGTCAAGTGGGGGCCACGTGTGATCGATCTAGATCTGCTCTATATGGGGGACACCATTTGTTACAGTCCAAACTTGATCTTGCCACATCCTTATGTGGCAGAACGTGCCTTTGTCCTAGAATCTTTGAATGAAATTGCTCCTCATTTTGTGGACCCTGTTCAAAGAAAGCCCATTCGCCAATTATGGGAGGCTGTCAAATAG
- the folP gene encoding dihydropteroate synthase, whose protein sequence is MIDNKWLSGQGTLLCGILNVTPDSFSDGGKYTSVDAALQQVRKLIQEGAQILDIGGESTRPGSHYVEIQEEIDRVVPVIKAIRKESDVLISVDTWKSQVAAAALEAGADIVNDITGFLGDPKMAAVVAEHEASAVLMFNPVMARPHHPSSTIFPSFGFEPVFSEQELQQMAQEPIQDLMWTFFDRSLAVAKAAGVQMDRIMLDPGIGFGLTKRENLLLLQELGTIHQKGYPIFLGVSRKRFVVNIIEEAGFETDPATETGFWNRDLASSHLTSIAASQGVEVVRVHDIPLHKMAASLGQAIFQAQEAADTNLKQYK, encoded by the coding sequence ATGATTGATAATAAATGGCTGAGTGGCCAAGGGACCCTTCTTTGTGGGATCTTAAATGTCACTCCGGATTCATTTTCTGATGGCGGTAAGTATACGAGTGTGGATGCAGCCTTGCAGCAGGTGAGAAAACTGATCCAAGAAGGAGCTCAGATCCTCGATATCGGAGGAGAATCAACCAGACCAGGAAGTCATTATGTGGAGATCCAAGAAGAGATTGACCGCGTGGTTCCAGTGATTAAAGCCATTCGGAAAGAAAGTGATGTCTTGATCTCGGTGGATACCTGGAAGTCTCAAGTGGCGGCGGCGGCGCTCGAAGCTGGAGCTGATATTGTCAACGATATTACTGGTTTTCTTGGAGATCCTAAGATGGCTGCTGTCGTCGCGGAGCATGAAGCGAGCGCAGTTCTCATGTTTAATCCAGTGATGGCAAGACCGCATCATCCAAGTTCCACTATCTTTCCAAGTTTTGGTTTCGAACCAGTCTTTTCAGAGCAAGAGCTTCAACAGATGGCTCAAGAACCGATTCAAGACTTGATGTGGACCTTCTTTGACCGCTCGCTTGCGGTAGCGAAAGCAGCCGGTGTCCAGATGGATCGTATTATGTTGGATCCTGGGATCGGATTTGGGTTGACCAAGCGAGAGAACTTACTCTTATTACAAGAACTTGGGACGATTCACCAAAAGGGCTATCCGATCTTTCTAGGGGTCTCCCGCAAACGCTTTGTGGTCAACATTATTGAGGAAGCTGGATTTGAGACAGATCCTGCAACGGAGACTGGTTTTTGGAATCGGGACCTGGCTTCGAGCCATTTGACCAGTATTGCAGCCAGTCAAGGAGTCGAAGTGGTGCGGGTGCATGATATTCCCCTTCACAAGATGGCAGCAAGTCTAGGCCAAGCCATTTTCCAAGCCCAAGAGGCAGCAGATACCAATTTAAAACAATACAAGTAA
- a CDS encoding CPBP family intramembrane glutamic endopeptidase, with product MKNIQSFVRKHPLCKNALWLLLFVPLFFLSQFPLITMVYSLQEGMDARWITILTLLVTVAVLFVFYKVIKKSPLENLDVRVITWPALGRNFLFLLLLMANNLLAYPLLKQEAGGTTTNQAALNELQSHAPFLAMGMVVILVAPILEELLCRAIIPRLIFRGAEPIGYLAGALFFTYLHGPSTLGEWVAYGGMSLILTWVAYRYKRIEYSICLHMTLNALAYYYPVVILLCLLPVWRVFFHDKL from the coding sequence TTGAAAAATATACAGTCTTTTGTTCGAAAGCACCCATTATGTAAGAATGCCCTCTGGCTCCTTCTTTTTGTGCCCTTATTCTTTCTCTCACAATTTCCCCTCATCACCATGGTTTATTCCCTTCAAGAAGGAATGGATGCAAGGTGGATCACTATCCTCACTCTCTTGGTGACAGTGGCGGTGCTCTTTGTTTTTTATAAGGTCATCAAAAAGAGTCCTCTGGAGAACTTAGATGTTCGGGTCATAACCTGGCCGGCTCTGGGGAGAAATTTTCTTTTTCTTCTCTTGTTGATGGCTAATAACCTGCTCGCCTATCCTTTGTTGAAACAAGAGGCAGGTGGGACGACAACAAACCAAGCGGCTCTGAATGAGTTGCAATCTCATGCTCCTTTTCTTGCTATGGGCATGGTCGTGATCCTTGTCGCTCCGATTCTAGAAGAGCTACTCTGTCGGGCCATCATCCCTCGTTTGATCTTTCGAGGGGCAGAACCAATCGGATATCTAGCTGGTGCCCTCTTTTTTACTTACTTGCATGGTCCGAGTACCCTAGGGGAATGGGTAGCTTACGGAGGCATGTCCTTGATCTTAACTTGGGTGGCTTATCGCTACAAGCGGATCGAGTATAGCATTTGCCTTCATATGACCTTGAATGCGCTGGCTTATTATTATCCGGTGGTCATACTCCTTTGTTTATTGCCAGTATGGAGAGTTTTCTTCCATGATAAATTATGA
- the comGC gene encoding competence type IV pilus major pilin ComGC: MKKLKTYQVKAFTLIEMLVVLLIISVLLLLFVPNLTKQKDSVKETGNAAVVKVVESQAELYELNHTNDQATLAKLIADGNITNKQAESYRAYYAKNSGETRAVAD, translated from the coding sequence ATGAAAAAATTAAAAACCTATCAGGTTAAAGCCTTTACACTTATTGAAATGTTGGTGGTCTTATTGATCATCAGTGTGCTTTTATTGCTCTTTGTGCCGAATTTGACCAAGCAAAAAGACTCCGTGAAGGAGACAGGAAATGCAGCGGTTGTGAAGGTGGTCGAAAGCCAGGCTGAATTGTACGAGCTCAATCATACCAATGACCAAGCTACTCTAGCAAAGCTGATTGCTGATGGAAATATTACCAACAAACAAGCAGAGTCCTACCGTGCCTATTATGCGAAAAATAGTGGAGAAACTCGTGCGGTTGCAGATTAA
- the comGB gene encoding competence type IV pilus assembly protein ComGB, producing the protein MSWLNRDISSWLRPKPKKLSTAKQKQIIELFLNLYSSGFHLSEIVDFLDRSHLVESRLVSQMREDLSRGRSFSEMMAGIGFSDAVTTQLSLAELHGNLALSLKKISAYLENMRKVKKKLIEVSTYPLILLGFLVLIMLGLRNYLLPQMDAQNIGTQLISSFPQLFLALGAGLVTFFLLGFLYYRKSGKINVFRTLSHLPFGKGMIQAYLTAYYAREWGNLIGQGLELSQIFSMMQEQKSQLFQEIGRDLALSLDRGQSFSETVRGYPFFKKELPLMIEYGEVKSKLGSELEIYAEKTWEDFFRQVHKAMNVIQPLVFVFVALVIVLLYAAMLLPIYQNMEVHL; encoded by the coding sequence ATCTCTTGGCTCAATCGGGATATATCCAGCTGGCTCAGGCCCAAGCCGAAAAAATTATCTACCGCTAAACAAAAGCAAATTATTGAATTGTTTTTGAATCTTTATTCGAGTGGTTTTCATCTGTCTGAGATCGTCGATTTTCTGGATCGCTCCCACCTAGTGGAGAGTCGTTTGGTTTCCCAGATGCGAGAGGATCTCTCGCGGGGCCGGAGTTTTTCAGAGATGATGGCGGGGATCGGTTTTTCAGATGCAGTGACGACACAGCTGTCTCTCGCTGAGCTCCATGGCAATCTTGCATTGAGCTTGAAGAAAATCAGTGCTTATTTAGAAAACATGCGCAAGGTCAAGAAAAAGCTGATTGAGGTGAGCACTTATCCTCTTATCTTACTTGGGTTTTTAGTTTTGATTATGCTAGGCCTGCGTAATTATTTGCTCCCTCAAATGGATGCTCAAAATATTGGGACACAATTGATCAGTTCCTTCCCCCAACTCTTTTTGGCCTTAGGAGCGGGACTGGTGACCTTCTTCTTACTCGGCTTTCTCTATTATCGGAAGTCGGGCAAGATCAACGTTTTTAGAACCTTGTCTCATTTGCCTTTCGGAAAAGGCATGATTCAAGCTTATTTGACAGCCTATTATGCCAGAGAATGGGGCAATCTGATTGGGCAAGGATTGGAATTGTCTCAGATTTTTTCCATGATGCAGGAGCAAAAATCCCAGCTTTTTCAAGAAATTGGGAGGGACTTAGCTCTTTCTTTAGATCGTGGCCAGTCCTTTTCAGAAACGGTCAGGGGGTATCCTTTTTTCAAAAAAGAATTGCCCCTTATGATTGAATATGGTGAAGTCAAATCAAAGCTCGGAAGTGAGTTAGAGATCTACGCTGAAAAAACATGGGAAGATTTCTTTCGTCAGGTTCACAAGGCCATGAATGTGATACAACCCTTGGTGTTTGTCTTTGTGGCTCTTGTGATTGTGTTACTCTATGCAGCCATGTTGCTGCCGATTTATCAAAATATGGAGGTTCATTTATGA
- a CDS encoding class I SAM-dependent methyltransferase has translation MNFEKIEQAYTYLLENTQSIQNELSTNFYDALIEQNAMYLDGKTDLDIVKNNSKKLKELGLSKEEWRRAYQFLFMKAAQTEPLQANHQFTPDAIGFIITFLIDQLAKGDQLDVLEVGSGTGNLAETIVNNSHLTIDYLGLEVDDLLIDLSASIADVMESSVVFAQGDAVRPQVLKESDLIVSDLPIGYYPDDAIAQRYQVASSKGHTYAHHLMMEQALKYLKPQGVAIFLAPNNLLTSPQSDLLKAWLTDKAQILAMLTLPESLFSNPAYAKTIFVLRKQEEESVQPFVYPFTDLQDQDQVVHFMESFQNWLKDSEI, from the coding sequence ATGAATTTCGAAAAAATTGAACAAGCCTATACCTATCTATTAGAAAACACTCAAAGTATTCAAAATGAATTGTCGACCAACTTTTATGACGCCTTGATTGAACAAAATGCCATGTATTTGGATGGCAAGACAGATCTAGACATTGTTAAAAATAATAGCAAAAAATTAAAAGAACTAGGTTTAAGTAAGGAAGAATGGCGCAGAGCCTACCAATTCCTTTTTATGAAAGCTGCTCAGACAGAGCCTTTACAAGCGAATCACCAGTTCACACCAGATGCGATTGGTTTTATCATTACATTTTTGATTGATCAGTTGGCCAAAGGCGACCAACTGGATGTCTTAGAAGTGGGAAGTGGAACCGGAAATCTCGCTGAGACCATTGTCAACAATAGCCACCTCACGATTGATTACTTAGGATTGGAAGTAGATGATCTCTTGATTGACCTATCTGCTAGTATCGCAGACGTGATGGAATCCAGTGTTGTCTTTGCACAAGGCGATGCGGTTCGCCCACAAGTTTTGAAAGAAAGTGACTTGATCGTCAGTGATCTTCCAATTGGTTATTATCCAGATGATGCGATTGCACAGCGCTATCAGGTAGCGAGCTCCAAAGGCCATACCTATGCCCATCACCTCATGATGGAACAGGCTCTGAAATACCTGAAACCTCAAGGAGTAGCCATCTTTTTAGCTCCAAACAACCTCTTGACGAGCCCTCAGAGTGATCTGTTGAAAGCTTGGCTAACAGACAAAGCCCAAATTCTTGCCATGCTGACCTTGCCAGAATCTCTTTTTTCAAATCCAGCCTATGCTAAGACGATTTTCGTCCTACGAAAACAAGAAGAAGAGTCTGTTCAGCCCTTTGTCTATCCTTTTACCGATCTCCAGGATCAAGACCAGGTGGTTCACTTTATGGAAAGTTTCCAAAACTGGTTAAAGGATAGTGAAATTTGA
- the comGE gene encoding competence type IV pilus minor pilin ComGE: MGKLKKASVPASILIESLVALGLFAMITTLLLGEIRRSRKERLADFKEVEVLSVAQMALQTGQNHLEANGIQVQVEKDADQLTVYHQGKVVLHVE, from the coding sequence ATGGGAAAATTAAAAAAAGCATCCGTTCCCGCTAGTATTCTCATAGAATCTTTGGTAGCCTTGGGTTTATTTGCCATGATTACGACCTTATTGTTAGGGGAGATCCGGCGTTCGCGCAAGGAGCGACTAGCGGATTTCAAAGAGGTAGAGGTCTTATCTGTCGCTCAAATGGCGCTTCAGACAGGGCAAAATCATCTAGAGGCCAATGGTATTCAGGTTCAAGTCGAAAAAGATGCCGATCAACTCACGGTCTATCATCAAGGAAAGGTGGTGCTGCATGTGGAATAA
- a CDS encoding acetate kinase — protein sequence MSKTISINAGSSSLKWQLYQMPEETVLAKGLIERIGLKDSISTVKFDGRSEKQVLDIQDHTQAVKILLDDLIRFDIIKSYDEITGVGHRVVAGGEYFKDSALVDDEVLRKVEELSLLAPLHNPANAAGIRAFREICPNITSVVVFDTSFHTTMPEKAYRYPLPTKYYTENKVRKYGAHGTSHQYVAGEAAKLLGKPLEELKLITCHVGNGVSVTAVDKGISVDTSMGFTPLGGVMMGTRTGDLDPAIIPYLMEHTEDFSKPEDISRILNRESGLLGVSESSSDMRDIHTAMHNGDEKAKLAYDIFIDRLQKYIGQYLAVLNGADAIIFTAGIGENAVNVRSSIIDGISWFGCKVDPEKNVFGVVGDISTDDSRVKVLVIPTDEELVIARDVERFKNQ from the coding sequence ATGTCGAAAACAATTTCTATTAATGCAGGAAGCTCTAGTTTGAAATGGCAATTGTACCAAATGCCAGAGGAAACTGTTCTTGCAAAAGGGTTGATTGAACGGATCGGTTTGAAAGATTCTATTTCAACTGTTAAATTTGATGGACGCTCTGAAAAACAAGTATTAGATATCCAGGACCATACACAAGCTGTAAAAATTTTGTTGGATGATTTGATTCGTTTTGATATTATCAAATCCTACGATGAGATTACAGGTGTGGGCCACCGCGTCGTTGCTGGTGGAGAATACTTTAAGGATTCTGCCTTGGTAGATGACGAAGTCCTTCGAAAAGTAGAAGAATTGTCTTTGTTAGCACCTCTTCATAATCCTGCAAATGCAGCTGGAATTCGCGCCTTTAGAGAGATTTGTCCAAATATTACCAGTGTTGTGGTATTTGATACTTCTTTCCATACAACCATGCCGGAAAAAGCTTATCGTTACCCTCTTCCAACCAAATATTACACAGAAAATAAGGTTCGTAAATATGGCGCTCATGGAACCAGTCATCAGTATGTAGCTGGTGAAGCTGCTAAACTTCTTGGAAAACCATTAGAAGAATTGAAATTGATCACCTGCCACGTTGGAAATGGTGTATCTGTTACAGCGGTTGACAAGGGAATCTCTGTCGATACCTCAATGGGCTTCACCCCTCTAGGTGGTGTCATGATGGGAACCCGTACAGGGGATCTTGATCCAGCGATTATTCCTTACTTGATGGAACATACAGAGGATTTCAGTAAGCCTGAAGATATTAGCCGCATCCTCAATCGTGAATCAGGTCTTCTGGGTGTTTCTGAATCTTCTAGCGACATGCGGGATATCCATACAGCGATGCACAATGGAGACGAAAAAGCTAAATTGGCTTACGATATCTTTATCGATCGTTTGCAAAAATACATCGGTCAATACTTAGCTGTCTTGAATGGTGCAGATGCCATCATCTTTACAGCAGGAATCGGTGAAAATGCAGTAAACGTTCGTTCTTCTATTATCGATGGAATCAGCTGGTTTGGCTGCAAGGTCGACCCTGAAAAGAACGTTTTTGGAGTTGTCGGAGATATTTCCACAGATGATTCCCGTGTGAAGGTATTGGTGATTCCAACGGATGAAGAGTTGGTGATTGCGCGTGACGTTGAACGTTTCAAAAATCAGTAA
- the comGD gene encoding competence type IV pilus minor pilin ComGD, translated as MQIKAFTLVETLLTLMIVSFIYLGLSGSIKTSFQQVEEKVFFAEFEHLYQESQKIALARQTELDVEVTARKIQTPYQTVEIPDSVILQDPKTIRLDRAGGNSSLANVHFQTQRGVVTYQLSLGNGKIKKSIRSR; from the coding sequence TTGCAGATTAAGGCCTTCACCTTGGTGGAGACTCTTCTGACCTTGATGATCGTCAGTTTTATCTATCTGGGCTTATCGGGATCGATCAAGACGAGCTTTCAGCAGGTGGAAGAAAAAGTATTTTTTGCAGAGTTTGAACACCTCTATCAAGAAAGCCAGAAAATAGCGCTGGCAAGGCAAACGGAATTGGATGTTGAAGTGACTGCAAGGAAGATTCAAACGCCTTACCAGACGGTGGAGATTCCTGATTCTGTCATTTTGCAAGATCCTAAAACTATTCGTTTAGACCGAGCAGGTGGCAATTCATCCCTGGCCAATGTTCACTTTCAGACACAGAGAGGAGTGGTGACCTATCAACTGTCGCTTGGAAATGGGAAAATTAAAAAAAGCATCCGTTCCCGCTAG
- the comGF gene encoding competence type IV pilus minor pilin ComGF, translating to MWNKGKVKAFTLLEALVALLVLSGGVLVFQGLTKLLHAELDYQAHQKQEEWILFQQQLQVELDRSHFEKVADNHIYLVQDQKPIAIGQSKGDDIRKTDDKGRGYQPIISGVRSSQIWQEGELIHLRLNFEEGLEREYVYHVVPAMQNEKS from the coding sequence ATGTGGAATAAAGGAAAGGTCAAGGCCTTTACCCTGCTCGAAGCCTTGGTCGCTCTCTTGGTGCTCAGTGGGGGTGTGTTGGTCTTTCAAGGCTTGACCAAGCTCCTGCATGCTGAATTGGACTACCAGGCGCATCAAAAGCAGGAAGAATGGATACTTTTTCAGCAACAATTGCAGGTGGAATTGGATCGGAGCCATTTTGAAAAAGTAGCGGACAATCATATCTACTTGGTTCAGGATCAAAAACCAATTGCCATTGGTCAATCTAAAGGAGATGATATCCGAAAAACAGATGATAAGGGCAGGGGCTATCAGCCTATAATTTCAGGGGTTCGCTCTAGCCAAATTTGGCAGGAGGGAGAGTTGATTCATCTGCGGTTGAATTTCGAAGAAGGTCTAGAAAGGGAGTATGTCTACCATGTGGTACCAGCGATGCAAAATGAAAAAAGTTAA
- a CDS encoding DUF1846 domain-containing protein, whose protein sequence is MKKQAFSSEKYLNLQRDHIIERINQFDGKLYLEFGGKMLEDFHAARVLPGYEPDNKIKLLQELRDQVEIVIAINANNIEHSKARGDLGISYDQEVLRLIDKFNELGIFVGSVVITQYAGQAAADAFRKQLDKSGIASYLHYPIKGYPTDMDHIISPEGMGKNDYIKTSRNLVVVTAPGPGSGKLATCMSNMYHDQLNGIKSGYAKFETFPVWNLPLHHPVNLAYEAATADLDDVNMIDPFHLQTYGETTVNYNRDIEIFPVLKRMLERILGTSPYASPTDMGVNMVGFAIVDNDAAIEASQQEIIRRYYQTILDVKAERVGEGAVKKIELLMNDLGITPNDRKVTVLARQKEEETGEPALALELPNGEMVTGKTSDLFGPTAALLINAIKKLAHIDKETKLIEPEYVQPIQGLKINHLGSRNPRLHSNEILIALAITAMSNEDAKLAMQELGKLKGSEAHSTVMLTDEDKNVLRKLGINVTMDPVYQYDRLYRK, encoded by the coding sequence ATGAAAAAACAAGCTTTTAGTTCTGAAAAGTATTTGAACTTGCAACGTGACCACATTATTGAGAGGATCAACCAATTCGATGGCAAGCTCTACCTTGAATTTGGTGGTAAGATGTTAGAAGACTTCCACGCTGCTCGTGTCCTCCCTGGATACGAACCAGACAATAAGATCAAGTTGCTCCAAGAATTGCGCGACCAGGTGGAAATTGTCATTGCCATCAACGCCAACAACATTGAGCACTCAAAAGCCCGTGGAGATCTAGGAATTTCTTATGACCAAGAAGTACTGCGCTTGATCGACAAATTCAATGAATTAGGGATCTTTGTAGGCTCTGTCGTCATCACCCAATATGCTGGACAAGCTGCAGCAGACGCCTTTCGCAAACAACTGGATAAGAGCGGGATCGCCTCTTATCTCCACTATCCGATCAAGGGCTATCCGACTGATATGGACCACATCATCTCTCCTGAAGGGATGGGGAAAAACGACTACATCAAAACTAGTCGCAATTTGGTCGTTGTGACAGCTCCTGGCCCTGGTTCTGGTAAGCTGGCAACTTGTATGTCCAATATGTACCATGACCAATTAAATGGGATCAAATCAGGTTATGCTAAGTTTGAAACCTTCCCAGTATGGAATCTTCCTTTGCACCACCCAGTCAACTTGGCTTATGAAGCAGCGACTGCAGATCTAGACGATGTCAATATGATCGATCCCTTCCACCTCCAAACCTACGGGGAAACGACGGTCAACTACAACCGCGATATCGAAATCTTCCCTGTCTTGAAGCGCATGTTGGAACGCATCTTAGGAACCTCTCCTTATGCTTCTCCAACAGACATGGGTGTCAACATGGTTGGCTTTGCCATTGTGGACAATGACGCTGCGATTGAAGCTTCCCAACAAGAAATCATCCGTCGCTATTACCAAACCATCTTAGATGTCAAAGCTGAACGCGTCGGTGAAGGAGCTGTCAAAAAGATTGAGCTCTTGATGAATGATTTGGGCATTACGCCAAATGATCGGAAAGTAACCGTGCTTGCCCGCCAAAAAGAAGAAGAAACAGGTGAGCCAGCCTTAGCCCTTGAATTACCAAACGGCGAGATGGTAACCGGAAAAACCTCTGATCTCTTTGGCCCAACCGCAGCCCTCTTAATCAATGCGATTAAGAAATTGGCGCATATTGATAAAGAAACCAAATTAATCGAGCCAGAATACGTCCAACCTATCCAAGGCTTGAAGATCAATCATTTGGGTAGCCGTAACCCTCGTCTTCACTCAAACGAGATCCTCATTGCCCTGGCCATTACAGCCATGAGCAACGAAGATGCTAAGCTTGCTATGCAAGAATTAGGCAAGTTGAAAGGCAGCGAAGCCCACTCAACCGTGATGCTGACAGACGAAGATAAGAACGTCCTTCGTAAGCTCGGTATCAACGTCACCATGGACCCTGTCTACCAGTACGATCGTTTGTATCGTAAATAA
- the comGG gene encoding competence type IV pilus minor pilin ComGG: MKKVKAGVLLYALLMAAIFSLLLQFYLHRQVAERRILKTSQDRLRAYALVQMALEKRKSDEKTSEIHLKSGVVQLQQDTDFLHAQAKMDGESYEFVLPVREEKESKKAKKEKKKTQKDKEQTGSEKPSEETSNETKEPSENSEKD; this comes from the coding sequence ATGAAAAAAGTTAAGGCTGGTGTCTTGCTCTACGCCCTCTTGATGGCAGCGATTTTTAGTCTCTTACTTCAGTTTTACCTGCACCGTCAGGTTGCGGAGAGACGGATCTTAAAGACGAGTCAAGATCGCCTTCGGGCCTATGCTTTGGTGCAAATGGCTCTTGAAAAGAGAAAGAGTGATGAGAAGACATCAGAGATTCATTTAAAATCTGGAGTTGTTCAGCTACAGCAGGACACTGATTTTCTTCATGCTCAGGCTAAGATGGATGGCGAAAGCTATGAGTTTGTCCTTCCTGTGAGGGAAGAAAAAGAAAGCAAGAAAGCTAAAAAAGAAAAGAAGAAGACGCAGAAAGATAAAGAGCAGACAGGGAGCGAAAAGCCTTCTGAAGAGACTTCAAATGAGACCAAGGAGCCATCAGAAAATAGCGAAAAAGACTAA